The following are encoded together in the Chloroflexota bacterium genome:
- a CDS encoding molecular chaperone TorD family protein, translating into MITPTANTIETDPTLRACAILHQVARGRSQVYRWLALSFYAPDPELVSAVNSGRLVEEILLATVWFGEDRKKFLASLTKLRECTTLTLTDLENDYQRLFGKSIDRVPMRESAYRWREASALLETANELASSLRQHYGQFGVAPRENQEDLLPVELEFMAFLCARESDVWQVNASESARQLRLQERTFLDDHLGRWFPEFCRRVSDRAPSPFFDALIHLSDTWLDLEYGPGYLPARSL; encoded by the coding sequence ATGATTACTCCAACCGCGAACACCATCGAAACCGATCCAACATTGCGCGCCTGTGCGATTCTGCATCAGGTTGCGCGCGGACGCAGTCAGGTCTATCGCTGGCTCGCCCTGAGTTTCTATGCGCCCGATCCTGAACTCGTGTCGGCGGTGAATTCCGGTCGGTTGGTCGAAGAAATTTTGCTCGCGACCGTCTGGTTCGGTGAGGATCGCAAAAAATTTCTGGCGAGTTTGACCAAGTTGCGCGAATGCACCACGCTCACCTTGACCGATCTGGAGAACGATTATCAACGGTTGTTTGGCAAAAGCATTGATCGCGTCCCCATGCGGGAATCGGCGTACCGGTGGCGCGAAGCATCGGCGCTCCTGGAAACGGCGAACGAACTTGCGAGTTCGCTTCGCCAACACTATGGACAATTTGGCGTAGCGCCGCGTGAAAATCAAGAAGACCTGCTCCCCGTCGAACTGGAATTCATGGCGTTTTTGTGCGCGCGCGAATCCGACGTGTGGCAAGTCAACGCGTCGGAATCGGCGCGGCAATTGCGATTGCAGGAACGCACCTTTCTCGACGATCACCTGGGACGCTGGTTTCCGGAATTTTGTCGGCGCGTGTCGGATCGCGCGCCCAGTCCGTTTTTCGACGCATTGATTCATCTCAGCGATACCTGGTTGGATTTGGAGTATGGACCGGGTTATTTGCCGGCGAGGTCGTTGTAA
- a CDS encoding 4Fe-4S dicluster domain-containing protein, whose protein sequence is MIRYVMLIDLRLCTGCNTCSVACKQENNLPEGVWWTRVVTIGGNGDDLPAGNYPDLRLEYLPLACQHCAQGPCVDVCPSTATSRREQDGVVVQDPGLCIGCRSCMMVCPFTSVRVFADEQPRYALPFPTGDNPLVHRAHTVEKCTFCAHRLARSENPACVDVCPVQARKFGDLNDPTSEVAQLLAARLHFQLLVEKGTEPSVYYLT, encoded by the coding sequence ATGATTAGATACGTGATGCTGATTGACCTTCGACTGTGCACGGGTTGTAACACGTGTTCGGTCGCGTGCAAGCAGGAAAATAATTTGCCCGAAGGTGTGTGGTGGACGCGCGTCGTCACCATTGGCGGGAACGGCGACGATCTGCCCGCCGGCAATTATCCGGATTTGCGTCTCGAATATCTGCCGCTCGCGTGCCAACATTGCGCGCAAGGTCCGTGCGTGGACGTGTGTCCTTCCACGGCGACGAGTCGTCGTGAGCAAGATGGCGTGGTCGTGCAAGACCCTGGGCTGTGCATCGGCTGTCGCTCGTGCATGATGGTGTGTCCGTTCACGAGCGTGCGCGTGTTCGCCGATGAACAACCGCGTTACGCCCTGCCGTTTCCGACCGGCGACAATCCGCTCGTGCATCGCGCGCACACTGTCGAAAAATGTACGTTCTGCGCGCATCGGCTTGCGCGCAGCGAAAATCCGGCGTGCGTGGATGTGTGCCCGGTACAAGCGCGCAAGTTTGGCGATCTCAACGATCCGACAAGCGAGGTCGCGCAATTGCTTGCCGCGCGTTTGCACTTTCAGTTACTCGTCGAAAAAGGAACCGAACCATCGGTCTATTACTTGACATGA
- a CDS encoding molybdopterin-dependent oxidoreductase encodes MNSKTPIRILLGVPHVWLRETISQTLAANAEILVAQNRQDLMLQAQMKPDVVVAEPFAFGEPGLDLLRQLKSSAPSVPLIVLLPFDTRDYRDAAIRTGANGVVNIEDLTTELAPAVAEVLKRALLANGIANKIAQIAQDGAPLGESAYTRDGAELSLAQLSDQIVEQLAPTIPTMASQDSADQPDAAEKQTFLRGLTLTSKTVSTIAPTRTTRTACNLNCGSHFCGLNVTVRDNHVVKIEPADFPDERYRRICLKGISYTQMLAHPQRLLHPLKRAGARGSGKWQRLSWDQAIDEITTQMRTIATQYGDSSLMFFPYSGQLGTLNSMNGVYSRLASALGASAVSPAMYGVDSAVPSGIEDALGSGAGYTANDFTDLPNSKLILIWGGDPAQSRMNWWNSFLDAKRAGARLVTIDPRFSITASKSDAWLPIRPGTDLYLALALARLIIEQNWMNQDFVLRHTVAPLLVREDNGRFLRASDLQSDDESYLVWDAQQGRVVAPHQASAPALAGRYDIAGIACRTAFDRLREMLQPYTPAFVAEKTGIAPDHIFALARDFATTRPARIFTLYGIDRWHHGATFGRLMATLAALTGNLGIPGGGAGVDGFTDGVMFNHNFNSPDGKTHHPINPVMLSEQIISGRPYPIKAVWVAFGNWLNQWPNHAHLLNEVLPRLDLIVTADHFMTETARWSDYVLPAAMFFEREDMVKGPTPYIQYQPAIVPPPGECRSDFDIAALVAQKLGCGDYFTRAPREYLAEILAASDETTNTLSFDELCARGVLRRNVPAEPQVAHRDWKFNTPTGRVEFYVERLLPFNTALPNYEPPGEADPEGEQILRYPLVCITEHSRYRVHSTFSDAPWLRELDREPRAAMHPSVAAARQIQDGDWVRLFNERGFVVLRARLNQTVPPGTVYLTQGWQSKDFKAGHPQSLTYSGGNATNAFGVSTSLSDVLVEVVRAEVNAND; translated from the coding sequence ATGAATTCAAAAACACCTATTCGAATTTTGCTCGGCGTTCCCCACGTTTGGTTGCGCGAAACCATTTCGCAAACGCTTGCCGCGAATGCCGAAATCCTGGTCGCCCAAAATCGCCAAGACCTCATGCTGCAGGCGCAGATGAAACCCGATGTGGTGGTGGCGGAACCGTTCGCGTTTGGCGAACCTGGGTTGGATTTGCTCCGACAATTGAAATCGAGCGCGCCATCCGTGCCGTTGATTGTCTTGTTACCTTTTGACACGCGCGATTATCGCGATGCCGCCATTCGCACCGGCGCGAACGGCGTGGTGAACATTGAAGATTTGACCACGGAGCTAGCGCCCGCCGTGGCGGAGGTGCTCAAACGCGCCCTGTTGGCGAACGGCATCGCGAACAAGATCGCGCAGATCGCGCAGGACGGCGCGCCGCTGGGCGAATCGGCGTACACGCGCGATGGCGCGGAACTCAGTCTCGCGCAACTCAGCGATCAAATCGTCGAACAACTCGCGCCGACGATTCCAACGATGGCGTCCCAGGATTCTGCCGATCAACCGGACGCGGCTGAAAAGCAAACATTTTTGCGCGGGCTAACCCTCACATCGAAAACCGTGTCTACCATCGCGCCGACGCGCACGACGCGAACCGCGTGCAATCTCAACTGCGGCTCGCATTTTTGCGGATTGAACGTGACCGTGCGCGATAACCACGTGGTCAAAATCGAACCCGCCGATTTTCCGGACGAACGCTATCGCCGTATTTGTCTCAAGGGCATCAGTTACACGCAAATGCTCGCGCATCCGCAGCGCTTGTTGCATCCGCTTAAACGCGCCGGCGCGCGCGGCAGCGGCAAATGGCAACGCCTCTCCTGGGATCAAGCGATAGATGAAATTACCACGCAGATGCGCACGATTGCAACCCAGTACGGCGATTCGAGTTTGATGTTCTTTCCATACTCCGGTCAACTAGGCACACTGAACAGCATGAACGGTGTTTACTCACGCTTGGCGAGCGCGCTCGGCGCGTCAGCGGTCAGTCCGGCGATGTACGGCGTGGATAGCGCGGTGCCCAGCGGCATCGAAGACGCGCTGGGTAGCGGCGCGGGTTACACGGCGAATGATTTCACCGACCTCCCGAATTCGAAATTGATTTTGATTTGGGGCGGCGACCCAGCCCAGAGCCGGATGAACTGGTGGAATTCTTTCCTCGATGCCAAACGCGCGGGCGCGCGTCTTGTGACGATTGATCCCCGCTTCAGTATCACCGCGAGCAAATCGGACGCGTGGCTACCGATCAGACCGGGCACTGATTTGTATCTCGCGCTCGCATTGGCGCGACTCATCATCGAACAAAATTGGATGAACCAAGATTTTGTTTTGCGACACACCGTCGCGCCTCTGCTTGTGCGCGAGGACAATGGGCGTTTTCTGCGCGCGTCCGATTTGCAATCCGACGACGAATCCTATCTCGTGTGGGATGCGCAACAAGGTCGCGTCGTTGCGCCTCACCAAGCCAGCGCGCCCGCGCTGGCTGGTCGGTACGACATCGCCGGCATCGCGTGCCGCACAGCGTTCGACCGATTACGCGAAATGCTCCAGCCGTACACGCCGGCATTTGTCGCCGAGAAAACCGGCATCGCGCCCGATCACATTTTCGCACTTGCGCGCGATTTTGCGACGACGCGACCGGCGCGCATTTTTACGCTGTACGGGATTGACCGCTGGCATCACGGCGCGACGTTCGGTCGCTTGATGGCGACGCTCGCCGCGTTGACCGGCAACCTGGGAATTCCCGGCGGCGGTGCGGGCGTGGATGGATTTACGGACGGCGTGATGTTCAATCACAATTTCAACTCTCCCGACGGCAAAACACATCATCCGATCAATCCAGTGATGCTCTCCGAACAAATCATAAGCGGGCGACCCTATCCGATCAAAGCGGTCTGGGTTGCGTTCGGCAACTGGCTCAATCAATGGCCCAATCACGCGCACTTGCTCAATGAAGTTTTGCCGCGCTTGGATTTGATCGTGACCGCCGATCATTTTATGACCGAGACCGCGCGTTGGTCGGACTATGTGTTACCGGCGGCGATGTTTTTCGAACGCGAGGATATGGTCAAGGGACCGACGCCGTACATTCAATATCAACCCGCCATTGTGCCGCCGCCCGGCGAGTGTCGTTCCGATTTTGACATCGCCGCGCTGGTCGCGCAAAAACTGGGTTGCGGCGATTATTTTACGCGCGCGCCGCGTGAATACCTCGCAGAAATTCTCGCCGCGTCCGATGAAACGACGAACACACTTTCGTTCGATGAGTTGTGTGCGCGCGGCGTATTGCGTCGGAATGTGCCGGCGGAACCCCAGGTCGCGCATCGCGACTGGAAATTCAACACGCCGACCGGGCGCGTCGAGTTCTACGTCGAACGCTTGTTGCCATTCAACACGGCGTTGCCGAATTACGAGCCGCCCGGCGAAGCTGATCCCGAAGGCGAACAAATTCTCCGCTATCCGTTGGTTTGCATCACCGAACACAGCCGCTATCGCGTTCACTCGACCTTTAGCGACGCGCCGTGGTTGCGCGAACTCGATCGCGAACCCCGCGCGGCGATGCATCCCTCGGTCGCCGCCGCGCGGCAAATCCAGGATGGTGATTGGGTGCGCTTGTTCAACGAACGCGGGTTCGTCGTTCTGCGCGCGCGGCTCAATCAAACTGTTCCGCCGGGCACGGTCTATCTGACCCAGGGTTGGCAGTCCAAGGATTTCAAGGCGGGACACCCGCAATCGCTGACGTACAGCGGCGGCAATGCGACGAACGCGTTCGGGGTGAGCACGTCGTTGTCCGATGTATTGGTCGAGGTCGTGCGCGCAGAGGTGAACGCGAATGATTAG
- a CDS encoding response regulator transcription factor: protein MTAPIRVLLVDDHAVVRTGVRLLLEKQSDMVVVGEAADGARAVRQTLDLQPDVVVMDITLPDFDGVEATRRIHATLPNAHVLALTMHDEDAYLVPFLQAGGAGYVRKSAADRDVVAAIRAVARGESFLQPEGVAAMVRDHQSPKPDRDPLSERERQVLVLTAKGYTSREIGDQLALSPRTVETYRERIMQKLGLAHRSELVEYALHHKLLD, encoded by the coding sequence ATGACCGCGCCGATTCGCGTTTTGCTTGTGGATGATCACGCGGTCGTGCGCACCGGTGTGCGGCTGTTGCTCGAAAAACAATCCGACATGGTAGTTGTAGGTGAAGCGGCAGATGGCGCGCGCGCCGTTCGACAAACACTCGATCTGCAACCGGATGTGGTCGTGATGGATATTACTCTGCCGGATTTCGACGGCGTCGAAGCGACGCGACGCATTCACGCAACTTTACCCAATGCGCACGTGCTCGCGCTGACGATGCACGACGAGGATGCGTACCTCGTGCCATTTCTACAAGCCGGCGGCGCCGGGTATGTTCGCAAATCGGCGGCTGACCGCGATGTCGTCGCGGCGATTCGCGCGGTCGCACGCGGCGAATCGTTTCTACAACCCGAAGGTGTTGCCGCGATGGTGCGCGACCATCAATCGCCCAAGCCCGATCGCGATCCACTTTCAGAACGCGAACGCCAAGTTCTTGTGTTGACGGCAAAGGGGTACACGAGCCGCGAAATCGGCGATCAACTCGCGCTGTCGCCGCGGACCGTCGAGACATATCGCGAACGCATCATGCAAAAATTGGGCTTGGCGCATCGTTCCGAATTGGTCGAGTATGCGTTGCACCACAAATTGCTCGACTGA
- a CDS encoding sensor histidine kinase: protein MKLHQSILTRVEERIGIFWQWIGATPVALKVIGLIVLPLLVGGIGGALFIRERLGVLLQIHGAQSIQAQIFIALTEQAATVFVGVALLGLGLAVIFTRILVHPLQNIVRAMGRVKAGDLTVQIPIWARDEIGEVQSEFNTMVNSLRETNLALLRQQREMAELNQENLRLLADVQAKRERLEHLLHHALSAQEAERKRLARELHDETGQSLTSILLRLKALQTETDLELIHDRINGLRYLTGETLEEVRRLAMDLRPTALDDLGLVPAIRGYVQEWCKRSGIEIVFTPSPTIDRLPTDHEIILYRAVQEGLTNIVRHAQAHHASVTLEQGARAVWLTIEDDGKGMNPGIDHRNGMGLEGMRERVALVGGRLQVDSAPDAGTRILIELPLGESK from the coding sequence ATGAAATTGCATCAATCAATCTTGACGCGCGTGGAGGAACGGATAGGTATCTTCTGGCAATGGATTGGCGCGACGCCGGTTGCTCTCAAAGTAATCGGGCTGATTGTGTTGCCGCTTTTGGTTGGCGGCATTGGTGGAGCATTGTTCATCCGCGAGCGTCTCGGCGTACTGCTCCAGATACACGGCGCGCAGTCCATTCAAGCTCAAATCTTTATTGCTTTAACTGAGCAAGCCGCGACCGTTTTTGTCGGCGTCGCTTTACTGGGCTTGGGGCTGGCGGTCATTTTTACGCGAATCCTCGTTCATCCACTCCAAAATATTGTGCGCGCGATGGGACGCGTCAAAGCCGGCGACCTCACCGTCCAAATTCCGATTTGGGCGCGCGATGAAATCGGCGAGGTGCAATCTGAATTCAACACGATGGTGAATAGTCTGCGCGAAACGAACCTGGCTTTGCTGCGCCAACAACGCGAAATGGCGGAGTTGAATCAGGAGAACCTGCGCTTGCTCGCGGACGTGCAAGCCAAGCGCGAACGCCTTGAACACCTCTTGCACCATGCCCTCTCCGCGCAGGAAGCGGAACGCAAACGCCTCGCGCGCGAATTGCATGATGAGACCGGGCAATCGCTCACCTCGATCTTGCTGCGCTTGAAAGCATTGCAAACCGAAACCGACCTCGAATTGATTCACGATCGAATCAATGGTCTGCGCTATCTCACCGGCGAAACGCTCGAAGAGGTACGGCGACTTGCCATGGATTTGCGTCCAACCGCGCTCGACGACCTGGGCTTGGTGCCGGCGATTCGCGGGTACGTTCAAGAATGGTGCAAACGAAGCGGCATCGAGATCGTTTTCACTCCTAGCCCTACCATAGACCGCTTGCCAACCGACCACGAAATTATTTTGTATCGCGCGGTGCAGGAAGGACTGACGAATATCGTGCGCCACGCGCAGGCGCATCATGCGAGTGTCACCTTGGAACAAGGCGCGCGCGCCGTTTGGCTCACGATTGAAGACGATGGCAAAGGGATGAATCCTGGAATTGACCATCGAAACGGTATGGGCTTGGAAGGCATGCGCGAACGCGTGGCGCTTGTGGGCGGACGCTTGCAAGTAGATTCCGCACCCGATGCCGGGACCCGCATCTTGATCGAGTTGCCGTTGGGAGAATCGAAATGA
- a CDS encoding ABC transporter permease, with the protein MRRKIQRYFWLLVSGAIILAIVLVAIFAPVLARYDPLKIDPLRVLQSPSPQNPLGTDEFGRDVLSRLIYGAQPSLIVAVGATTLAMVIGVFLGVIAGFFRGWIEQILMRLVDALLCFPPILLAMVVVGLLGPGVTNLVIVIGILYSTTFARLAYASTMQVKAMEYVTVAMAVGVDNRGLIWRHILPNILSPLIVQASLTAAATILLESGLSFLGLGVVPPTPSWGLIIGAARNYMYQSPLYVLWPSLLIAGIVLAINTFGDTLRDFLDPRLRKWI; encoded by the coding sequence ATGCGGCGAAAAATTCAACGCTACTTTTGGTTGCTCGTCAGCGGCGCGATCATTCTCGCGATTGTGCTCGTCGCGATTTTCGCGCCCGTGCTCGCGCGCTACGATCCGCTCAAGATTGATCCGCTTCGCGTTTTACAATCACCTTCTCCACAAAATCCGCTCGGCACGGATGAGTTCGGGCGCGATGTGCTCAGTCGTTTGATTTACGGCGCGCAACCGTCGCTCATCGTCGCGGTCGGTGCGACGACGTTGGCAATGGTGATCGGCGTGTTCCTGGGCGTCATCGCCGGATTCTTTCGCGGATGGATCGAACAGATTTTGATGCGGCTCGTGGACGCGCTCCTTTGCTTTCCACCGATTCTGCTCGCGATGGTCGTCGTCGGCTTGCTGGGACCCGGTGTCACCAACCTGGTTATTGTGATCGGCATTCTGTACTCGACGACGTTCGCGCGGCTTGCTTACGCTTCGACGATGCAAGTGAAGGCGATGGAGTACGTCACCGTCGCGATGGCAGTCGGCGTGGACAATCGCGGCTTGATCTGGCGACACATCTTGCCGAACATTCTCTCGCCGCTGATCGTGCAAGCCAGTCTCACTGCCGCCGCGACGATCCTGCTCGAATCAGGTCTGAGTTTCCTGGGTCTGGGCGTCGTCCCGCCGACGCCGTCCTGGGGGTTGATCATCGGAGCGGCGCGCAATTACATGTACCAATCGCCGCTGTATGTGTTGTGGCCCTCGCTCTTGATCGCCGGTATCGTGCTTGCGATCAACACCTTTGGTGATACGCTCCGCGATTTTCTCGATCCGCGCTTGCGGAAATGGATTTGA
- a CDS encoding ABC transporter permease, with the protein MSRFLIRRVLISLLLVLLVETIVFSLVHLLPGDPVMIILGSERTPDPKVVEAVRVKLGLDQPLPVQYVRWLGGLIQRDLGLSLVDGSPVWDTIAERLPRTLELVTVAMILATLIGIPLGIFAALRWNRPTDRVLSILGALGISSPVYVVGTLLVLLFGVTWRWLPIAGYAPITDSWTEHLRRLTLPAITLALGPMAIITRMTRSSMLEVFQQDYVRTARAKGLHERVVVTRHMLSNALIPIVTVIGLQMGTLIGGSVLVEYIFNWPGLSTLLVTALGRRDYPIVQGVILTSASLFIIFNMIVDMLYGVLDPRVRYS; encoded by the coding sequence TTGAGCCGATTTCTGATCCGTCGCGTACTCATCTCTCTGCTGTTGGTCTTGCTCGTCGAGACCATTGTCTTTAGTTTGGTGCATCTCCTCCCCGGCGATCCGGTCATGATCATCCTGGGTTCGGAACGCACGCCCGATCCTAAAGTTGTGGAAGCGGTGCGCGTGAAACTGGGTTTAGATCAACCCCTGCCGGTGCAGTACGTGCGCTGGCTCGGTGGACTGATTCAACGCGACCTGGGTTTGTCGCTCGTGGACGGCTCGCCGGTGTGGGACACGATTGCGGAACGCCTGCCGCGCACACTAGAACTCGTAACCGTCGCGATGATCCTGGCAACCTTGATCGGCATACCCCTGGGAATTTTCGCGGCGTTACGTTGGAATCGTCCCACCGATCGCGTGCTTTCGATCCTCGGCGCGCTTGGCATTTCCTCGCCGGTCTATGTTGTTGGCACGTTGCTCGTGCTTTTATTCGGCGTCACCTGGCGTTGGTTGCCGATTGCCGGCTACGCGCCGATCACCGATAGTTGGACCGAACATCTGCGCCGTTTGACCTTGCCCGCGATCACGCTCGCGCTTGGACCGATGGCGATCATCACGCGCATGACGCGTTCGAGTATGCTCGAAGTCTTTCAGCAGGATTACGTTCGCACCGCGCGCGCCAAAGGTCTGCACGAGCGCGTCGTCGTGACGCGGCACATGTTGAGCAACGCACTCATTCCAATCGTGACGGTCATCGGTTTGCAAATGGGCACACTCATCGGCGGCTCGGTGCTGGTCGAGTACATTTTCAATTGGCCCGGACTTTCGACGTTGCTCGTCACCGCGTTGGGTCGGCGCGATTATCCCATCGTGCAAGGCGTGATTCTGACCTCGGCAAGTTTGTTTATCATCTTCAACATGATCGTGGATATGCTGTACGGCGTGCTCGATCCGCGCGTGCGTTACTCGTAG
- a CDS encoding hydantoinase B/oxoprolinase family protein, whose protein sequence is MDPVTLEVLSNRLLAVSEEITAALIRTSYSTNIKERRDCSTAVFDASGQMIAQAESLPMHLGSLLGVVEAVLKKYSADQLRPGDMFVTNDPYSGGGTHLPDITMVAPVFVENKLIGFVANIAHHADLGGKVPGSTSGDATSIFQEGLRIPLVPICRNDQVLHETIEFVMLNSRTPAEREGDLGAQIAANRVGIRRLSEVVAHYDVERYNQAVAALLHHAEAMMRASIQTLPSGTYSFTDYMDDDGINLGVPVPISLKVTIDGDHAEVDFTGSSAQVAGPINVTLNGTWATVFYCFKALVGPTIPSNHGIYRPLRLIAPEGSIVNCRAPAPVGERIDTCQRIADTFFGAMSKAAPDRVIAASNSSVTTATFSGIHPETGLFYVYLETIAGGQGAHSAGDGLSGVQVHMTNTSNLPIEALEREYPLLVERYALRTDSGGAGKYRGGLGIQRDIRALHDGVTFSGLADRQRMAPWGLDGAGEGAVGEFLLQRTDGSEAKLSSKVSDVALKGEDLISVRTPAAGGYGAAKLRDPHAVLHDIIEGKITARAALELYGVVLKDNGTAIDEDKTRQARVARV, encoded by the coding sequence ATGGATCCCGTAACGCTCGAAGTATTGAGCAATCGTTTGCTCGCGGTCAGCGAAGAAATCACCGCCGCGTTGATTCGCACGTCGTACTCGACGAACATCAAGGAACGCCGCGATTGTTCGACTGCCGTGTTCGACGCGTCCGGACAAATGATCGCGCAAGCCGAAAGTTTGCCGATGCACCTGGGTTCGCTCCTGGGTGTTGTCGAAGCGGTCTTGAAAAAATATTCCGCCGACCAACTGCGCCCCGGCGATATGTTTGTGACGAACGATCCGTACTCGGGCGGCGGCACGCACTTGCCCGACATTACGATGGTCGCGCCGGTGTTTGTCGAGAATAAATTGATCGGCTTTGTCGCGAACATCGCGCACCACGCTGACCTGGGTGGCAAAGTACCGGGTAGCACGTCGGGCGATGCGACGAGTATTTTCCAAGAAGGTTTGCGCATTCCGCTCGTACCGATTTGCCGCAACGATCAAGTGCTTCACGAGACCATCGAATTTGTGATGCTCAACAGTCGCACGCCGGCGGAACGCGAAGGCGACCTGGGCGCGCAAATCGCCGCGAATCGCGTGGGCATTCGTCGCCTCTCCGAAGTCGTCGCGCATTACGACGTCGAACGCTACAATCAAGCCGTCGCCGCGTTGCTCCATCACGCCGAAGCGATGATGCGCGCGAGCATCCAGACACTGCCGTCCGGCACATACTCGTTCACCGATTACATGGACGACGACGGCATCAACCTGGGTGTGCCCGTGCCAATTTCGCTCAAGGTCACGATTGACGGCGATCATGCGGAAGTGGATTTCACCGGGTCGAGCGCGCAGGTCGCGGGACCGATCAACGTGACGCTCAACGGAACCTGGGCAACGGTGTTTTATTGCTTCAAAGCACTCGTTGGTCCGACGATTCCATCGAATCACGGCATCTATCGTCCGTTGCGTTTGATCGCGCCGGAAGGAAGCATCGTCAATTGCCGCGCGCCCGCGCCAGTCGGCGAACGCATTGATACGTGCCAGCGCATCGCGGACACATTTTTTGGCGCGATGTCCAAAGCCGCGCCCGACCGCGTGATCGCGGCGAGCAACAGCAGTGTAACAACCGCGACCTTTTCCGGGATTCATCCGGAAACCGGACTGTTCTACGTTTATCTCGAAACGATTGCGGGCGGTCAAGGCGCGCATTCCGCCGGTGATGGCTTGAGCGGCGTGCAAGTTCACATGACGAACACGTCGAACCTGCCAATTGAGGCGCTCGAACGCGAGTATCCGTTGCTCGTCGAGCGGTACGCGTTGCGCACCGATTCTGGCGGCGCGGGAAAATATCGCGGCGGGCTGGGCATTCAGCGCGACATTCGCGCGCTGCACGATGGCGTCACGTTTTCCGGTTTGGCGGATCGGCAACGCATGGCGCCCTGGGGTCTTGATGGCGCGGGCGAAGGCGCGGTCGGGGAATTTTTGCTGCAACGCACCGATGGCTCGGAAGCAAAACTGAGTTCCAAGGTTTCGGATGTCGCGCTCAAAGGCGAAGACCTGATTAGCGTTCGCACACCGGCGGCGGGTGGCTATGGCGCGGCAAAGTTGCGTGATCCGCACGCTGTATTGCATGATATAATCGAAGGCAAGATCACCGCGCGCGCCGCACTCGAACTGTACGGCGTCGTGTTGAAAGACAACGGCACCGCGATTGACGAAGACAAAACGCGGCAAGCGCGCGTCGCGAGAGTCTGA